The genomic window GTGGCCGCGATCGACCAACGTCACGTGACCGGGCACCAGGTACGTGGCGGTCACCATGACCACCGCGCTCAGGAGCTTGTTCGGCGGAAGGATGCGGGCCACGATCTCGTCGCTCCGCACCCCATTCTGAAGGGTCACGAGCGGGACATCGTGCAACAGACTTTCGGAGGACCGGACCGTGGCCTCGACGTCCTGGGTCTTGACCGCCAGAAGGGCGAGATCCGGGATTCCGTCCAGGGTCGTTGCCGCGCGCACCTTGGCCGTGAAGGCACCCAGGGATCCTTCCAGCTGGAGTCCGGACTCTCGGATGGCCCGCACCTGGTCGGACCTGCCAACGAGAGTCACGTCGTGGCCGTTTTCCGCGAGCAGGGCGCCGACGGAGCCTCCGATGGCACCTGCGCCCAACACGGCGATGTGCATCCCCACCGCCAGACTTTCGGTGCCCCTTACCTCTTTCGCCTCGCCCGCCCATGAGACCTTAAGCCGGAAACGATTTCGGATGGTCGATGACGGAGGAACGGACGGCGATTGTCACCGGAGCGTCGAGCGGAATCGGGCGAGCCGTTGCCCTGCGTCTCGGCGCCAAGGGCATGCGAATCGCCCTCGTCGCGCGCCGCAAAGAGAGGCTTGCCGAGGCCGCCAAGGTTGTCGAGGCGCGTGGCGGCGAGGCGATGGCAATCCCGGGCGACGTGCGCGACGCGAAGCTCGCGAAGACCGTCGTCGAATCGGTGATGGAAAACTGGAAGCGCCTCGATGTCCTCGTGAACAACGCGGGCATCGGGAAGTATGCGCCCGTGGAGGATCTCTCCGAAGCCTCGCTCCGCGAGCAGTTCGAGACCAACGTGGTCGCGCCATTCCTGTTCACGAAGGCTGCGGTCCCGATCATGAAGAGGCAGAAGTCGGGGCAAATTGTCAACATCGGTTCCGTGGTCGGTCTCGTGGGCAGCGCGCGGGGAACTGCCTACATCGGGACCAAATGGGCGTTGCGGGGGATGAACGAATGCTGGCGCGAGGAGCTCTATCCGCACGGGATCAAGGTCGCCTACCTTGCCCCCGGTTACGTGATCTCCGAGTTTGGCGGTCGGAAGGAGGACATGAACCTCCCCGAGGCGGAGTGGGCCCTCACACCCGATGACGTCGCGCGGGCTGTGGAGTTCGTCGTGGACCAAGGGCCTAACTCGGACGTCAAGGAGATCGTGGTCCAGGTGCGCGACCGTAGCTGACCCCGACCGACTCCAGGACGCCTCCGGGGCCTAGAGAGAGAAGAAGGAGGCCGCAGAGGTCCAGTCCGCGGCCAGGTGGACAAACCCCGGTTCAGTGGCGAGAGCGGAGCACGAGGACGGACACGCCAGCGATCGCCGCGACCGCGAGCACGACCCCGAGG from Thermoplasmata archaeon includes these protein-coding regions:
- a CDS encoding SDR family oxidoreductase, with protein sequence MTEERTAIVTGASSGIGRAVALRLGAKGMRIALVARRKERLAEAAKVVEARGGEAMAIPGDVRDAKLAKTVVESVMENWKRLDVLVNNAGIGKYAPVEDLSEASLREQFETNVVAPFLFTKAAVPIMKRQKSGQIVNIGSVVGLVGSARGTAYIGTKWALRGMNECWREELYPHGIKVAYLAPGYVISEFGGRKEDMNLPEAEWALTPDDVARAVEFVVDQGPNSDVKEIVVQVRDRS